Within Aquipuribacter hungaricus, the genomic segment CCCGCCGGGGAGACGCCCACCACCGCGGAGCCGCCCCGGCGCCCGGCGGCCCGCCGGACCAGCGCCAGGCCGATGCCCCGGCCGGTCGCCCCGCCCGGCTTGGTCGTCACGCCGACCTCGAACACCCGGTCCCGGTCCTCGGCCGCCACGCCCGGCCCGTCGTCGTCCACCCGGACGACCGACCCGGCGCCGTCGACGACGACGAGCACCTCCACCGTGGTCCCCGACCCGCCGGCGTCCAGCGCGTTGTCGACGAGGTTGCCGACGGCGGTGAGCACGTCGTCGTCGCCGCGGTCGACCCGGCTCGCGGGGTCCAGGCGCACCCGGGAGCCGCGCTCCCGCGCCGTCGCCGCCTTGGCCAGCAGGAGCGCGGCCACGGCGCTGTCGCCCAGGCGGGACAGGCCGTCGCCGGGCACCAGGTCGCCGCCGCCGCCCACCCGGTCGATGAACGCGCGGGCGTCCTCGGGCCGGCCGAGGTCGATGAGCCCCTGGACCACGTGCAGGGAGTTGGCGAACTCGTGCGCCTGCGCCCGCAGCGTCGCGGTGAGGCTGCGCTGCCCGTCGAGCTCCCGCAGCGCCTCCGACACCTCGGTCCGGTCGCGCAGGGACAGCACGCGGGCGACCGGCCGCCCGCCGACGACGGCGTCGCTGCGGTTGGCCAGCAGCAGCCGCTCCCCGACGAGCACGAGCGCGTCGACGGCGTGCTCGTCCGCCGCGAGCAGGGTGAGCACGGCCGGGTCGAGCGCGTCCGCCGCGCGGGCGCCCGTGGGGTCGGCGTCCAGGCCGAGCAGGCGGACCGACTGCTCGTTGGCCAGGACGACGCGGTCGGCGTCCACGGCGACGACCCCCTCGCGGACGCCGTGGAGGATGGCCTCGCGGGCCTGCAGCAGCTGCTCGATCTCGCGCGGCTCCAGGCCGTGGGTGCGCCGGCGGACCATCCGGGCGACGAGCACGGACAGCACGACGCCGACCGCGGCCGCCCCGCCGAGCCACACCACGAGGACCGGCACGTCCTCGCGGAGGGCGGCGTCGAGCTCGGCCTCGAGGATGCCCACGCTCGCGGCGCCGATCACCCGGCCCGTCGCGTCGCGGACCGGGACCTTGGCGCGCAGGGACTCCCCCAGCGTGCCGGTCTCCGTGCCGACGAACACCTCCCCCGCCAGCGTGCTGCTCGGGTCCGTGGAGGCGGCCTGGCCGATCCGGGACGGGTCCGGGTGGGTGAGGCGGATCCCCTCGGCGTCGGTGAGCACGACGAACGTCATGTCGGAGGCCTGCCGGATGAGCTCGGCGAGCGGCTGCAGGGTGGCGGTCGGGTCCTCGTCGTCGTAGGCGTCGACGACGCTGGGCAGGGTCGCGGTCGACGTCGCCACGGTGAGCACCTGCTGGCGGTAGCCGTCGCGGATCTGCTGCTGCTGCAGCTGCACGGCGACCAGGCCGCCGACGGCGAGGGTGAGCAGCACGATGCCCGTCTGCAGCAGCACGAGCTGCAGGTTGAACGACATCGTCCGGACCACGTCGCCAGTGTGCCGCAGGAACCCGCAGGTCAGGGGCTCCCCGGGGCGACCAGAACGACCAGAACCACCAGTACGACCGCATGCTTCCGCCCCCCGCCGAGGTGTCCATAGCGTCCGGTCCGCGACGCCGGTGCCGGCGTCCCTCGACGAGGAGGACCCATGCGCACGACCACCCTTCCCCGCTCCACCACCCGGGGCGCGACCCGCCGCCGGGTGCTCGCGCTGGCCCTCGGCGGCGTCGTCGTCGCGACGGCCGCGTGCGGCGGCAGCAGCAGCGGCGGCGAGGCCGCCCCCGCCGAGGGCTCCGACGCCCCCGCCCAGGCCGCCGAGCCGATCGACCGCCTCCAGCTCATGGCCCCGGCCGACCCGGGCGGCGGCTGGGACCAGAGCGCCCGCGCCTTCGCCGAGGCCGTCGAGGGCTCCGGCGCCGCCGGCGCCACCCAGGTGAGCAACGTCCCCGGCGCGGGCGGGACGGTCGGCCTCGCCGACCTGGCCACCGAGCGCAGCGAGGAGTTCCTCATGGTCATGGGCCTGGTGATGGTCGGCGCGGTCGAGACCAACCAGTCGCAGGCGACCCTGGAGGACGCCACCCCGATCGCCCGGCTCACGGCCGAGGACCTCGTCCTCGTCGTCCCCGCCGACAGCGACTACCAGAGCGTCGAGGACCTCGTCAGCGACGTCGAGGAGCGCGGCCAGGAGGTCGCCATCGCCGGTGGCTCGGCCGGCGGCGCCGACCACATCCTCGCGGGGCTGCTGCTGCAGGCCGGCGACGTGCCGGTCGAGAACCTCAACTACGTGCCCTACTCCGGCGGCGGCGAGTCCCTCGCGGCGCTGCTGGGCGGCCAGGTCGCCGCCGGGATCTCCGGCGTCGGCGAGTACTCCGAGCAGATCGAGGCCGGGGCGCTGCGCGCGCTCGCGACCTCCGGCGCCGAGCCGGTGGACAGCCTCACCGACGTGCCCACCCTCACCGACGAGGGCTACGACGTGGAGCTGAGCAACTGGCGCGGCGTCGTCGCCCCTCCCGGGATCAGCGACTCCGGCCGCGAGCGCCTGCTCGGCCTCGTCGAGGAGGTCCACGCCTCCGAGCAGTGGCAGGAGCAGCTGGAGACCCGCGGCTGGGAGGACACCTACCTGCCCGGGGAGGAGTTCGAGACGTTCCTCGGCGAGGAGCAGACCCGCGTGCGCGGCGTCCTCGAGGACATCGGGCTCGTCGGGTGAGCACCGTCCCCGCGACCGGGGCAGGCCACGCCGTCACCACGCGA encodes:
- a CDS encoding ATP-binding protein, with amino-acid sequence MVRTMSFNLQLVLLQTGIVLLTLAVGGLVAVQLQQQQIRDGYRQQVLTVATSTATLPSVVDAYDDEDPTATLQPLAELIRQASDMTFVVLTDAEGIRLTHPDPSRIGQAASTDPSSTLAGEVFVGTETGTLGESLRAKVPVRDATGRVIGAASVGILEAELDAALREDVPVLVVWLGGAAAVGVVLSVLVARMVRRRTHGLEPREIEQLLQAREAILHGVREGVVAVDADRVVLANEQSVRLLGLDADPTGARAADALDPAVLTLLAADEHAVDALVLVGERLLLANRSDAVVGGRPVARVLSLRDRTEVSEALRELDGQRSLTATLRAQAHEFANSLHVVQGLIDLGRPEDARAFIDRVGGGGDLVPGDGLSRLGDSAVAALLLAKAATARERGSRVRLDPASRVDRGDDDVLTAVGNLVDNALDAGGSGTTVEVLVVVDGAGSVVRVDDDGPGVAAEDRDRVFEVGVTTKPGGATGRGIGLALVRRAAGRRGGSAVVGVSPAG
- a CDS encoding Bug family tripartite tricarboxylate transporter substrate binding protein, with the protein product MRTTTLPRSTTRGATRRRVLALALGGVVVATAACGGSSSGGEAAPAEGSDAPAQAAEPIDRLQLMAPADPGGGWDQSARAFAEAVEGSGAAGATQVSNVPGAGGTVGLADLATERSEEFLMVMGLVMVGAVETNQSQATLEDATPIARLTAEDLVLVVPADSDYQSVEDLVSDVEERGQEVAIAGGSAGGADHILAGLLLQAGDVPVENLNYVPYSGGGESLAALLGGQVAAGISGVGEYSEQIEAGALRALATSGAEPVDSLTDVPTLTDEGYDVELSNWRGVVAPPGISDSGRERLLGLVEEVHASEQWQEQLETRGWEDTYLPGEEFETFLGEEQTRVRGVLEDIGLVG